The following are from one region of the Nostoc cf. commune SO-36 genome:
- a CDS encoding DUF4347 domain-containing protein, whose translation MNNNEHSIFETQNHPLLPNPLAFQDPFETSTTSRIPGGISSLELAEALDSSRLEPTNWVKGISDPLLKNTNFNSDNSSTKILYQNIDGLIVGQLQIGDVLTNSRRTTQTPARELVFIDAGVENSQQILSGVNPLAEVVYLNDNEDGVEQISQILRERQNIGTIHIVSHGDEAKLQLGTTSLNSKNLKQYAKQIRGWGDALTDTADILVYGCDIAAGNDGKKFVTQLSRLTGADVAASDNLTGASNLGGDWELEYTTGSIEANTLTSDYHQVLFTPTTIQELYNAWRSNTLPDLSSIQLKLDSNSVLNGTVTIASNDSNLLKLTGTNLSSSIGTGLSTADSSDDKGFNFTNATLNLSLNADFTYTYSLSGQAALNNFAELTLSADNITATGTQDGTTVNLTNFQLGVGNVTRLSGSTLVYNAENEQLNFAATNTSAFIGHGANTPDTNDNTGLTISNGTFNLSAISGQSYTYEVSSGLVSLTGSSTLSFSADGVTATGNASNTTVTLNNYALKVDDVASLSGTTLEFSAEKDANGLSLTLAGENVNGFIGYGAATNDTADDVGVAVSDVGFSLTLNSDKTYDYSLSSNSVVTRGIDGLTLLSQNVTAVGNQNSINFTTGVFELSLGDLTRISGESLLFTTQQTANGKTVSFIADSIAALIGYGANTVDITDDVGLSVANADITININANKTYDYSIINADIDFTGIDGLTLSAQQVNIIGDVNNSAVSTGGFELGLGNIAWVSGDALAFKAQKTADGKAIALNTTNISALIGYGTDTETTADDLGISVTNGNLNLGIKADKTYNYNLTNANVAVVGIDGVTLSANTINASGDHSNISLNLSNTTLGLDNFISLSGASLEFQVADNGTDKTVSFIGADLAAFTGFGAETATTSDDVGLDISNADLNLQFNADNTYSYNLANAAVAVRGIPELTLSADTVNVSGDHTGTSFNLSLNNAVLGLSNLMNLNAASLKFTVEGIGANRTVTFKGEDLSAFVGYGAESITTSDDIGLAIANADFDLRFNGDNTYRYSLENASIAVRGIDGLTLSADAVNATGDGNNTLVSLTNAKLGLGNLLSLSGASLEFNVEKTGSGKNITFNGENLSAFAGYGAATSDTSDDIGLAISNADLDLVLNADKTYFYKLDNADVAVSGINGLALTTESVSATGDKDNLSVSTGSYELALGNVVRVKGDALAFSAENGQPFTFNTTNASALVGYGANTTTVTDDIGLSVTNANLDVTLNTDKTYNYSIANANASLLGVDGLTLTVNQVNITGDQTNATVATGSFKIGVDGVGYIQGDGLAFDPSKNGTDPLRIAAIGVEAFVGAGGGTDQASGIQLSNGDLGLVIFANDRSSYALVARGEAVLLGTEDLTLEGSLALRINYTGQTVNETIALSGGNTLDVVFGQGQENQLRVEGTVNAEIAGNVAFGGEFSMELFKQKTVGAQNVTSTLNNQNLTLAERQTAISESLYQQLRSTLATEKARLEAENSIVESISATVDGFAFNEDYVDIAGDHLRMDQPHGFVTG comes from the coding sequence ATGAATAATAACGAGCATTCTATCTTTGAAACCCAGAATCACCCACTTCTGCCTAATCCTCTGGCATTTCAAGATCCCTTTGAAACATCTACCACTTCTCGTATTCCTGGTGGAATAAGTTCTCTAGAACTCGCCGAAGCTTTGGATTCATCCAGGCTGGAGCCAACAAATTGGGTTAAGGGAATTTCTGATCCTCTGTTAAAAAATACAAATTTTAACTCAGATAATTCTAGTACTAAAATCCTTTATCAGAACATTGATGGACTAATTGTTGGTCAACTCCAGATTGGAGATGTCTTGACAAATTCGAGGAGAACTACACAGACACCGGCCCGTGAACTTGTTTTTATTGATGCAGGAGTAGAGAACTCTCAGCAAATTTTGTCAGGGGTAAATCCTTTGGCAGAAGTGGTTTATCTTAATGACAACGAGGATGGTGTAGAGCAGATTAGTCAGATATTAAGAGAACGGCAGAATATTGGTACTATTCATATCGTTTCTCATGGTGATGAAGCAAAGCTACAACTTGGTACAACATCTTTAAATAGCAAGAATTTAAAGCAGTACGCCAAGCAAATTCGGGGATGGGGAGATGCTCTGACTGATACGGCTGATATTTTAGTCTACGGATGTGATATTGCTGCTGGTAATGATGGGAAAAAGTTTGTCACTCAACTAAGTCGGTTAACAGGAGCCGATGTTGCTGCTTCAGATAACTTGACTGGAGCATCAAATCTTGGTGGGGATTGGGAGTTAGAATATACGACTGGTTCGATTGAAGCTAACACCTTAACAAGTGACTATCACCAGGTGCTGTTCACTCCTACAACAATTCAGGAACTTTACAATGCTTGGCGTTCCAATACACTTCCTGATTTAAGTTCAATTCAACTAAAACTAGATAGCAATTCTGTACTCAATGGCACAGTTACAATTGCTTCTAACGACTCTAACTTACTCAAGTTAACTGGAACTAATCTTAGTTCCTCTATTGGTACAGGACTTAGCACAGCAGATAGCAGTGATGACAAGGGTTTCAATTTTACCAATGCCACACTAAATTTAAGTCTCAACGCAGATTTTACCTACACATATTCTTTATCAGGGCAAGCTGCACTAAATAATTTTGCCGAACTGACGTTATCTGCTGATAATATTACAGCTACTGGTACGCAAGACGGTACAACAGTTAATCTGACCAACTTCCAACTAGGCGTTGGCAATGTTACTCGCTTGAGCGGCAGCACTCTTGTTTATAATGCAGAGAACGAACAGTTAAACTTCGCTGCAACTAATACATCAGCTTTCATTGGTCACGGTGCAAACACACCTGATACTAATGACAACACGGGACTAACTATTTCTAATGGGACGTTCAATCTCTCTGCTATTTCTGGTCAAAGCTATACCTATGAAGTCAGCAGTGGACTTGTATCCCTAACTGGGAGTTCAACACTTTCCTTCTCTGCGGATGGTGTCACCGCAACAGGTAACGCTTCTAACACCACAGTAACGCTAAATAACTATGCTTTAAAAGTAGATGATGTTGCCAGTCTGAGTGGCACAACACTAGAGTTTAGTGCTGAAAAAGACGCTAATGGACTGAGCCTGACACTTGCAGGTGAAAATGTAAATGGCTTTATCGGTTATGGTGCTGCCACAAATGATACTGCTGATGATGTTGGAGTCGCAGTTAGTGATGTCGGCTTCTCCTTAACCTTGAATTCTGACAAAACCTATGACTATAGTCTGAGTTCTAATAGTGTAGTCACTCGTGGCATTGATGGGTTAACTCTTTTGTCCCAGAACGTGACTGCTGTTGGTAATCAAAATAGCATTAATTTTACCACCGGAGTTTTTGAACTAAGTTTAGGCGATCTAACTCGCATTAGTGGTGAATCATTATTATTTACCACCCAACAAACCGCCAATGGTAAAACGGTAAGTTTCATTGCTGACAGTATTGCTGCACTCATTGGCTACGGTGCAAATACAGTTGATATTACCGATGATGTCGGATTGAGTGTTGCTAATGCAGATATCACCATCAATATCAACGCCAATAAAACCTATGATTACAGTATTATTAACGCCGATATTGATTTCACTGGTATCGATGGATTAACTCTATCTGCACAACAGGTAAATATCATAGGTGATGTAAATAACTCTGCTGTTAGCACGGGTGGTTTTGAGTTGGGACTGGGAAATATTGCCTGGGTTAGTGGTGATGCACTCGCATTCAAGGCTCAAAAGACAGCAGATGGAAAAGCGATCGCTCTTAACACAACCAATATTTCTGCCCTCATTGGCTACGGTACTGACACTGAAACTACTGCTGATGATCTGGGTATCTCCGTCACCAATGGCAACCTGAATCTCGGTATTAAAGCAGACAAGACCTACAATTACAATCTGACTAACGCGAATGTCGCAGTGGTTGGCATCGATGGCGTAACACTCTCGGCAAATACGATTAATGCTAGTGGAGATCACAGCAACATCAGCCTCAACCTGAGTAATACTACCTTGGGCTTGGATAATTTCATCAGTCTCAGTGGCGCATCCTTAGAGTTTCAGGTAGCAGATAACGGAACAGACAAAACCGTTTCTTTTATTGGTGCAGACCTAGCAGCCTTTACAGGCTTTGGGGCAGAAACCGCAACTACCAGCGATGATGTAGGTTTAGATATTAGCAACGCTGACCTCAACTTACAATTCAATGCTGATAACACCTACAGTTACAACCTAGCAAATGCGGCTGTTGCGGTTCGTGGCATACCTGAACTGACCCTCTCAGCAGATACGGTGAACGTCAGTGGCGACCATACTGGCACTAGCTTTAACCTCAGCCTCAACAACGCTGTATTAGGTTTAAGCAACCTGATGAACTTGAATGCTGCATCCCTAAAGTTTACAGTTGAAGGCATCGGTGCTAATAGAACCGTCACCTTTAAAGGTGAAGACCTCTCAGCTTTTGTGGGTTACGGCGCAGAAAGTATAACTACCAGCGATGATATTGGACTAGCGATCGCTAATGCTGATTTTGACCTACGATTCAATGGTGATAATACTTACCGCTACAGTCTGGAAAATGCGTCAATTGCAGTACGTGGCATTGATGGATTAACACTCTCTGCGGATGCTGTCAACGCTACTGGCGATGGAAATAATACCCTAGTTAGTCTAACTAACGCCAAACTGGGTTTAGGTAATCTGCTCAGTCTCAGTGGCGCATCTCTGGAATTTAACGTTGAAAAGACTGGTAGCGGCAAAAACATCACATTCAACGGTGAGAATCTTTCGGCGTTTGCGGGTTACGGTGCGGCAACTTCTGATACTAGTGATGATATTGGACTGGCAATTAGCAATGCTGACCTTGACTTGGTATTGAATGCCGATAAAACCTATTTCTACAAGTTAGACAACGCAGATGTTGCCGTTAGTGGCATCAATGGACTGGCCCTGACTACCGAATCGGTCAGTGCCACAGGTGATAAAGATAATCTCTCGGTTAGCACAGGCAGTTATGAATTAGCACTGGGTAACGTCGTGCGGGTAAAAGGCGATGCTCTGGCTTTTAGTGCTGAAAATGGTCAACCTTTCACCTTCAACACCACTAATGCTTCTGCGCTAGTAGGTTATGGAGCAAACACAACTACGGTAACAGATGACATTGGACTATCTGTCACTAATGCTAACCTTGATGTCACCCTCAACACTGACAAGACCTACAACTATAGTATTGCCAATGCCAACGCCTCACTGCTTGGGGTTGATGGGCTGACCCTGACTGTGAATCAGGTCAACATTACTGGCGATCAGACCAACGCCACTGTTGCCACCGGCTCCTTTAAAATAGGCGTGGATGGTGTCGGCTATATTCAGGGGGATGGTTTGGCCTTTGACCCCTCGAAGAATGGCACAGATCCCCTACGCATTGCTGCTATAGGTGTTGAAGCCTTTGTGGGTGCAGGTGGTGGCACAGATCAAGCCTCTGGTATCCAGTTGAGCAACGGCGATTTAGGATTGGTGATTTTCGCCAACGATCGCAGCAGTTATGCCTTAGTTGCCCGTGGAGAAGCCGTTTTGCTAGGGACAGAAGACTTAACACTCGAAGGCAGTTTGGCTCTCCGCATTAACTATACAGGGCAGACTGTCAACGAAACTATAGCATTGAGTGGTGGTAACACTCTAGATGTTGTCTTTGGTCAAGGGCAGGAAAATCAACTACGGGTAGAAGGCACTGTTAATGCCGAGATTGCAGGTAATGTCGCCTTTGGTGGTGAGTTCTCGATGGAGTTGTTCAAACAAAAAACCGTAGGCGCACAAAATGTCACATCTACCCTGAATAATCAGAATTTAACACTGGCAGAACGGCAAACAGCCATCAGTGAATCACTATATCAACAACTACGCTCGACCTTAGCCACAGAAAAAGCTCGCCTAGAGGCGGAAAACTCCATTGTTGAATCGATCAGTGCAACCGTTGATGGGTTTGCGTTTAATGAAGACTACGTAGATATCGCAGGCGATCACTTGCGGATGGATCAGCCGCATGGCTTTGTTACAGGTTAA
- a CDS encoding transposase produces the protein MDLLDALAGNTEANSIAELSLSPLFPRSYNSIYKAIQKSFNTNNQEKNNEVEEQEEPNKLIRVVSELIDQPQQRPFYLFATDTTPHPRPYAKTLAGRGYIYQPNTIIGNKPINIGHCYSILSILPEKETDSHAAWAIPLSGERVSLEQSGTDVASQQIQSVMSDSSLPWCEKLCVLVGDTAYSERSFLCEQSKHKNLVVIARVRSNRIFYQSPLVDVSKKKPGCKKNLTYCCLPKFQTKV, from the coding sequence ATGGATTTATTGGATGCGCTTGCGGGTAATACGGAAGCCAATTCAATTGCGGAGTTATCTTTAAGCCCTTTGTTTCCAAGAAGCTATAACTCTATTTATAAAGCCATTCAAAAATCATTTAATACAAATAATCAGGAGAAAAACAATGAAGTTGAAGAACAAGAAGAACCCAATAAATTGATTAGGGTGGTGTCTGAGTTAATTGACCAACCCCAACAACGCCCTTTTTACTTGTTCGCAACTGATACAACACCACATCCACGTCCTTACGCTAAAACTTTAGCAGGACGTGGGTATATTTATCAGCCCAATACTATAATTGGTAACAAACCTATTAACATTGGTCATTGTTACTCTATACTTTCAATCTTACCAGAGAAAGAGACTGATAGTCATGCAGCTTGGGCAATTCCCTTATCTGGAGAAAGGGTATCGCTTGAGCAAAGTGGTACTGATGTTGCCAGTCAGCAAATTCAATCTGTAATGTCCGATTCATCACTCCCGTGGTGTGAAAAATTGTGCGTATTGGTGGGAGATACTGCTTATAGTGAACGTTCATTTCTTTGTGAACAGTCCAAGCACAAAAACTTGGTAGTGATCGCCAGAGTACGTAGTAATCGGATTTTCTACCAATCTCCACTTGTTGACGTGTCAAAGAAAAAACCTGGATGCAAGAAAAATCTCACCTACTGTTGCTTACCAAAGTTTCAGACAAAGGTTTGA
- a CDS encoding ISKra4 family transposase (programmed frameshift), translating to MNQDKQERLKACLQEVATLLYEEADKSKLTDLEGIEKTVRSQILELVSPEIAPFFIEQKTGTKVGKTRKIKSLVGELTLKAKQLQKLGLKPRSRLSPLLQKCCLRLSANESYQKAEIEVEALTGVKVGHSTQQKLVLSQDFELPLAKQAVSEVSVDGGKVRLRGKPKAGCHWRDYKTVRLQGIYYSAFFDDNQSLVDYVNSQRLVNPLVCLGDGHDGVWNLVKEFGKTEHFQRWEILDWYHLKENLYKIGGSLKRLKVAETLLWQGQVEETKALFHNRRGKQVKNFIAYLEKHRSRIVNYSYYQAEQLCSIGSGAVESAIKQIGARMKISGAQWNVDSVNQILSVRCAYLNGLLAI from the exons ATGAACCAGGATAAACAAGAACGGCTCAAAGCGTGCTTACAAGAAGTGGCAACATTGTTGTATGAAGAAGCAGACAAAAGTAAGCTAACAGACCTGGAAGGCATAGAAAAAACAGTTCGCAGTCAAATATTAGAACTAGTTAGCCCAGAAATAGCCC CTTTTTTTATCGAACAAAAAACTGGAACAAAAGTAGGTAAAACCAGGAAAATTAAAAGCTTGGTGGGGGAACTGACTCTTAAAGCCAAACAGTTACAGAAACTGGGTTTGAAGCCCAGAAGTCGGTTAAGCCCATTACTTCAAAAGTGTTGTTTGAGGCTGTCAGCTAACGAATCATACCAAAAAGCAGAAATTGAAGTTGAGGCATTGACAGGAGTGAAAGTGGGTCACTCAACGCAACAAAAATTAGTACTGTCACAAGATTTTGAATTACCACTTGCAAAACAAGCAGTTTCAGAAGTCAGTGTAGATGGGGGAAAAGTCCGACTCCGGGGTAAACCGAAAGCCGGGTGTCACTGGCGAGACTATAAAACCGTAAGACTACAAGGAATTTACTATAGTGCGTTTTTTGATGACAACCAATCATTAGTTGATTATGTCAATAGCCAGCGTCTGGTTAACCCATTAGTATGCTTGGGGGATGGTCATGATGGCGTGTGGAATTTAGTCAAAGAGTTTGGTAAAACAGAGCATTTTCAGCGTTGGGAAATATTGGATTGGTATCACCTCAAAGAAAATCTCTACAAAATTGGCGGTTCTTTAAAGCGGCTTAAAGTTGCTGAAACTCTTTTGTGGCAAGGTCAAGTCGAAGAAACTAAAGCTTTATTTCATAATCGTCGAGGCAAACAAGTTAAGAACTTCATCGCTTATCTTGAAAAACATCGCTCTCGCATTGTCAACTACAGCTATTACCAGGCTGAACAACTTTGTTCTATTGGTTCTGGTGCAGTCGAGTCTGCTATTAAACAGATTGGAGCTAGGATGAAAATTTCTGGCGCACAATGGAATGTTGATAGTGTTAATCAAATCCTCTCAGTTCGTTGTGCTTATCTCAATGGTTTACTGGCTATTTGA
- the sbcD gene encoding exonuclease subunit SbcD — translation MIKILHLSDIHMGSGFSHGRINPATGLNTRLEDFVNTLSICIDRALTDAVDMVIFGGDAFPDATPPPYVQQAFASQFRRLMDANIPTVLLVGNHDQHSQGQGGASLNIYRTLGVPGFVVGDTLTTHCIETRNGKVQVITLPWLTRSTLMTRQETEGLSLAEVNQLLTERLRVVLEGEVRRLDPDVPTVLLAHLMSDNATLGAERFLAVGKGFTLPLSLLTRPCFDYVALGHVHRHQNLNKSNNPPVIYPGSIERVDFSEEKEDKGYVMLELERGKVEWEFCPLTVRTFRTIEVDISKADDPQAMLMKAIAKYDIQDAVVRLIYKLRSEQMDLIDSSSLHTALSPAHTYTIQAELVSQLARPRIPELSASSSIDPMEALKTYLNNREDLKDIATSMMDAAQKLLADDVEVWLEAATSE, via the coding sequence ATGATTAAAATCCTCCATCTCTCGGACATCCACATGGGAAGCGGCTTCTCCCACGGACGAATTAATCCGGCAACGGGATTAAATACACGACTAGAGGATTTTGTCAATACTCTATCTATATGTATTGACCGAGCGCTGACAGATGCTGTTGATATGGTGATATTTGGTGGCGATGCTTTCCCGGATGCTACACCACCGCCTTATGTACAACAAGCTTTTGCTAGCCAGTTTCGCCGTCTGATGGATGCCAATATTCCGACAGTGCTGTTGGTAGGCAACCACGACCAACATTCCCAAGGACAGGGAGGAGCAAGTTTAAATATTTACCGCACTTTGGGAGTGCCAGGGTTTGTTGTTGGTGATACATTAACTACGCATTGTATCGAAACCCGTAATGGTAAGGTGCAAGTAATTACCCTGCCTTGGCTGACTCGTTCCACTCTAATGACTCGCCAAGAGACTGAAGGTTTATCTTTGGCAGAAGTTAACCAACTATTAACAGAACGTCTGCGAGTTGTTCTAGAAGGGGAAGTTCGCCGTCTTGACCCTGATGTGCCAACTGTTCTTTTGGCTCACTTAATGTCTGACAATGCTACCTTGGGCGCAGAACGATTTTTAGCGGTGGGTAAAGGTTTTACTCTACCCCTATCTTTGCTGACGCGACCTTGTTTTGATTATGTAGCCTTGGGACACGTCCACCGCCACCAAAATCTGAATAAATCCAACAACCCGCCGGTGATTTATCCAGGGAGTATTGAACGGGTAGATTTTAGTGAAGAAAAAGAAGACAAAGGCTATGTGATGCTAGAACTGGAGCGGGGAAAGGTTGAATGGGAATTTTGTCCCTTAACAGTTCGGACTTTCCGCACCATTGAGGTGGATATCTCGAAAGCAGATGATCCGCAAGCGATGTTAATGAAAGCGATCGCCAAGTATGATATTCAAGATGCTGTAGTGCGGCTAATTTACAAACTCCGCTCTGAACAGATGGATTTAATTGACAGTTCCTCTCTACATACTGCTTTAAGTCCTGCTCATACCTACACCATTCAAGCAGAATTAGTTAGTCAATTAGCCAGACCCCGGATTCCTGAATTGAGTGCGAGTAGTAGTATTGACCCAATGGAAGCGCTGAAAACTTACTTGAACAACCGCGAAGACCTCAAAGACATCGCAACCTCAATGATGGATGCAGCGCAGAAGTTGCTAGCAGATGATGTAGAAGTTTGGCTAGAAGCAGCAACTAGTGAGTAG
- the cysH gene encoding phosphoadenosine phosphosulfate reductase, producing the protein MTVPTASRNQAIAFDLEKLNEQFETATPKEILAWSIENIPTGLVQTSAFNVDDMIITHILYSELKHPVPVIFLDTLHHFPESLELVAKAIEIYNLDLQTFKTPDVDTREAFEAKYGDKLWDKDIAKFHHITKIEPLLRGLDELNSVAWITGRRRDQAVTRANMPIFELDGKGRLKVNPIATWTRQDSWVYVAEHGVIYNPLHDQGYPSIGDQPITTKVGEGEDERAGRWRGSDKTECGIHI; encoded by the coding sequence ATGACAGTCCCCACGGCATCTAGAAACCAAGCGATCGCTTTTGACTTAGAAAAATTAAATGAGCAATTTGAAACTGCCACTCCCAAAGAAATACTGGCATGGTCTATAGAGAATATCCCAACGGGACTGGTGCAAACAAGCGCCTTTAACGTGGATGACATGATAATTACACATATTCTTTACAGTGAACTGAAGCATCCCGTTCCTGTGATATTCCTCGACACCTTGCACCACTTCCCTGAAAGCCTAGAATTGGTAGCCAAAGCTATAGAAATCTACAACCTGGATTTGCAAACTTTTAAAACTCCAGATGTAGATACCCGCGAAGCCTTTGAAGCCAAATATGGTGATAAACTCTGGGACAAAGATATTGCCAAATTCCACCACATTACCAAAATTGAACCACTACTACGGGGTTTAGACGAACTCAACAGCGTCGCTTGGATTACTGGCCGCCGTCGTGACCAAGCAGTAACCCGTGCAAATATGCCCATATTTGAATTAGACGGTAAAGGTCGGCTGAAAGTAAATCCTATCGCTACTTGGACACGTCAAGATAGCTGGGTTTACGTAGCTGAACATGGAGTCATCTACAACCCACTCCACGACCAAGGTTATCCCAGCATCGGCGACCAACCCATTACCACCAAAGTAGGCGAAGGCGAAGACGAACGCGCCGGACGCTGGCGGGGAAGTGATAAAACAGAATGCGGAATTCATATTTAG
- a CDS encoding methanogen output domain 1-containing protein: protein MVDISSIDNQIKSLELPIERDQFLRTMIRELAGTLQDVVGIEQAEGFLNVVGYRTGQHVNHIYQNALQLSNLSRNQVTAVLIDWKRRIQGDFYVIEETDEKIVLGNRKCPFAEQVEGRESMCVMTSNIFGAIAADNLGYARVELQDTIARGAQECKIVIYLQPSEELDFTAQEYFKA, encoded by the coding sequence ATGGTTGACATATCTTCGATCGACAACCAAATAAAATCCTTAGAATTACCCATCGAGCGCGATCAGTTTCTGCGTACAATGATTCGAGAATTGGCTGGAACCCTACAAGATGTCGTTGGAATTGAACAGGCAGAAGGCTTTTTGAATGTAGTCGGCTATCGAACAGGTCAACATGTCAATCATATCTACCAGAACGCTTTGCAACTGTCAAATCTTTCTCGTAACCAGGTAACTGCCGTCCTCATAGATTGGAAACGCCGGATTCAAGGCGACTTTTACGTAATTGAAGAAACTGATGAGAAGATCGTTTTAGGCAATCGCAAATGCCCCTTTGCAGAACAGGTAGAGGGGCGCGAAAGCATGTGTGTCATGACATCTAATATTTTTGGCGCGATCGCAGCTGACAACCTCGGCTACGCAAGAGTCGAGTTACAAGACACAATTGCCAGAGGCGCACAAGAATGCAAAATCGTCATTTATCTCCAACCTAGCGAAGAATTAGACTTTACAGCACAAGAATACTTTAAAGCATAG
- a CDS encoding sensor histidine kinase → MTPDQFLKFAQVLPEPLLLVTSAGEILAVNQAAAKLFNKSSKALIGQHLTELVTDSSEKVIDYLRACSQSRQMTLGALTIHQVQGEGIVCRSQGSLIQPRSPESPAINLLRLEKRTSDQFVLLNQKIHALSKEIQQRQRIEVELSQANETLRETLIKLQNALEAVQTEKMSGLGHLVAGIAHEINNPISFIYGNLTYAGEYYDDLLKLIHLYQQEYPNPSLVIQQEIKALDLDFLQKDIKKLLQSMQTGSERISEIVKSLRNFSRLDEATFKIVDIHEGLEAALMILQSRLNPSKRHSGIEVIKEYGELPWLCCYPGQLNQVFMNLLNNAIDALEEAEQVRSSPESMQNYPSRIWIHTEKLNDRYIRIRIKDNGSGIPTEIQHQIFNPFFTTKPVGKGTGLGLSICYQIIESHDGRINVISDPDWGTEFSIELPIIY, encoded by the coding sequence ATGACACCCGATCAATTTTTAAAGTTTGCCCAGGTTTTACCAGAGCCTCTGCTTCTTGTGACTAGCGCAGGTGAAATTTTAGCAGTCAATCAAGCTGCTGCCAAACTTTTTAACAAGAGCAGTAAAGCACTGATTGGTCAACATCTTACCGAGTTGGTCACTGATTCTTCAGAGAAGGTTATCGACTATCTTCGAGCTTGCTCCCAAAGTCGTCAAATGACTTTGGGAGCTTTAACCATCCACCAAGTCCAAGGAGAGGGAATTGTTTGTCGTAGTCAAGGATCGTTGATCCAACCGCGATCGCCAGAAAGCCCAGCTATTAATTTGCTGCGGTTAGAAAAGCGAACTAGCGATCAATTCGTTTTGCTTAACCAAAAAATTCATGCGCTGAGTAAAGAAATTCAACAGCGCCAACGCATTGAGGTAGAACTCTCCCAAGCGAATGAAACCTTAAGAGAAACTCTGATCAAACTACAAAATGCCCTGGAAGCTGTCCAAACGGAAAAGATGTCTGGGCTAGGACATTTAGTCGCAGGGATTGCCCATGAAATTAATAATCCAATTAGCTTTATTTATGGAAATCTCACCTATGCGGGTGAATACTATGATGATTTGCTGAAACTGATTCATCTCTATCAGCAAGAATATCCCAATCCGAGCCTAGTGATTCAGCAGGAAATCAAAGCCCTGGATCTTGATTTTCTTCAAAAGGATATTAAAAAATTACTTCAATCAATGCAGACAGGTTCCGAGCGGATTAGCGAGATTGTTAAATCTTTGCGAAACTTCTCTCGGTTAGACGAAGCAACATTCAAGATCGTTGATATTCATGAGGGTTTAGAGGCTGCATTGATGATTTTACAAAGTCGCCTTAACCCTAGCAAGCGGCATTCTGGTATTGAAGTAATTAAGGAATATGGAGAATTGCCTTGGCTTTGTTGTTATCCTGGACAACTCAATCAAGTGTTTATGAATCTCCTGAATAATGCGATCGATGCTTTAGAAGAAGCTGAACAAGTTAGGTCATCGCCAGAATCAATGCAAAATTATCCTAGCCGGATCTGGATTCACACAGAGAAACTAAACGATCGCTACATTAGAATTCGTATCAAGGATAACGGTAGCGGAATCCCTACTGAGATTCAGCATCAGATATTTAATCCCTTTTTCACCACTAAGCCAGTCGGCAAAGGAACAGGATTAGGATTATCGATTTGTTACCAAATTATCGAGAGCCATGATGGTCGAATTAATGTGATATCTGATCCAGATTGGGGAACTGAATTTAGTATTGAGTTACCCATTATTTACTAA